A single region of the Prochlorococcus marinus str. MIT 0917 genome encodes:
- the cdaA gene encoding diadenylate cyclase CdaA produces MNFWWLINLRVLLDVLFASSLGVLLFTRVKEQRTLWLLRGYLFLVSLAWFVQRFANLPITSKLVDALVLACSLSLAILWQGELRRLMELLGTGRLAVILGNTQNEFRASSNTFAQLTEAAGRLSQNRKGALIVVDMGSDLRPEDFLFPGVPIDAQLSSELLLNLFAADTPLHDGAVLVKGNRIISAGVILPLSRQGISRYGTRHLAALGITERFDRCICVVVSEESGTLSLASQGRLERPITSSRLLDLLKELLDPSNASGSKSSSINSSLKTTSSNIETKVAQSRVNLGKINDSKESLN; encoded by the coding sequence GTGAATTTCTGGTGGCTTATAAACCTGCGTGTTCTCCTTGATGTCTTGTTCGCTTCTTCACTTGGAGTGCTTCTTTTTACAAGAGTTAAAGAACAAAGAACATTATGGCTTTTGAGAGGCTATCTCTTTTTGGTTTCATTAGCGTGGTTTGTTCAAAGGTTTGCAAACTTACCAATTACTTCAAAGCTTGTCGACGCCTTAGTTTTGGCCTGTTCATTATCTTTAGCAATTTTATGGCAAGGGGAATTAAGAAGGTTGATGGAGTTATTAGGAACTGGACGATTGGCTGTGATTCTTGGAAATACTCAAAATGAATTTAGGGCAAGTTCTAATACTTTCGCTCAATTAACTGAAGCCGCTGGCCGCTTATCACAAAATAGAAAAGGAGCTTTAATTGTTGTTGATATGGGGAGTGACTTGCGCCCTGAAGATTTCCTTTTCCCTGGGGTTCCAATTGATGCTCAATTATCCTCTGAATTGTTATTAAATCTTTTTGCAGCTGACACTCCTCTTCATGATGGAGCTGTTTTAGTAAAGGGAAATAGAATTATTTCAGCAGGGGTGATTTTGCCTCTTTCAAGGCAAGGAATTAGCAGATACGGAACTAGACATTTGGCAGCTCTTGGAATAACTGAACGATTTGATCGATGTATTTGTGTTGTTGTTTCAGAAGAATCAGGTACCTTATCCTTAGCTAGTCAAGGAAGACTAGAAAGACCCATTACAAGCAGCCGATTACTTGACCTTTTGAAAGAATTGTTGGATCCTTCCAATGCATCTGGATCCAAGTCCTCTAGCATTAATTCTTCATTGAAAACAACTTCCTCTAATATTGAAACTAAAGTTGCTCAATCTAGAGTTAATCTTGGGAAAATTAATGACAGCAAGGAGTCTTTGAATTGA
- the lysA gene encoding diaminopimelate decarboxylase translates to MHGSKAFEPNVDIDSPNRNIAPITSEINENKKLVVGGCQLSELAKKYGTPLYVLDEFSLRTACKTYISSLKKHYPGKSLPLYASKANSSLAICAVIASEGFGLDAVSEGELLTALKGGVKGKDIVFHGNNKSHDELNFAYKNNVTIVLDNYHDIELLKNIASDNKPAKLMLRFTPGIECHTHEYIRTGHLDSKFGFDPDELKSVLEELKTYNWANLSGLHAHIGSQIFEVQPHIDLAGVMADAFVLAQEIGHPIVDLNVGGGLGIKYVQEDKPPSIEKWVEVISNAVVKAFRERNLDLPRLMCEPGRSLVANSGLTIYKIGAKKVVPGVRTYLSIDGGMSDNPRPITYQSLYSACLVDKPLNTNFEKVTIAGKHCESGDVLLKDFLLPSCESGEFLAVFGTGAYNYSMSSNYNRIPRPATILVGKGSSELTQRRELPEDLLQLDVLPDRFIPKN, encoded by the coding sequence ATGCACGGATCAAAAGCTTTTGAACCCAATGTGGATATTGATAGTCCCAATCGAAATATAGCTCCTATAACTTCAGAAATTAATGAGAATAAAAAATTAGTTGTTGGGGGATGTCAACTTAGCGAACTCGCAAAAAAATATGGCACACCTTTATATGTTCTTGATGAGTTTTCACTTAGGACTGCATGCAAAACTTATATTTCTTCTTTGAAAAAACATTACCCAGGAAAATCACTTCCTCTATATGCTTCAAAAGCAAATAGCTCACTAGCTATTTGTGCAGTTATTGCTTCTGAGGGGTTTGGACTTGATGCAGTTTCAGAAGGTGAATTACTTACTGCCTTAAAGGGTGGTGTAAAAGGCAAAGATATTGTTTTTCATGGAAATAACAAGTCTCATGATGAATTGAATTTTGCCTACAAAAATAATGTGACGATTGTTTTAGATAATTATCACGATATTGAGTTGCTGAAAAATATTGCTTCTGATAACAAACCAGCAAAGCTAATGTTGAGGTTTACTCCTGGCATTGAATGTCATACACATGAATATATTAGGACTGGACATTTAGATAGTAAATTTGGTTTTGATCCTGATGAGCTTAAGTCAGTTTTAGAAGAATTAAAAACATATAACTGGGCTAATTTATCTGGTTTACATGCACATATAGGGTCTCAAATTTTTGAGGTTCAACCTCATATTGATCTTGCTGGTGTTATGGCTGATGCGTTTGTGCTTGCTCAGGAAATTGGTCACCCAATAGTTGACCTAAATGTAGGAGGTGGCCTAGGGATCAAATATGTTCAAGAAGATAAACCTCCTTCTATTGAAAAATGGGTTGAAGTTATTTCTAATGCTGTTGTTAAGGCCTTTAGGGAAAGAAATCTAGATTTGCCAAGATTGATGTGTGAACCTGGCAGATCTCTTGTCGCTAATTCCGGGCTTACTATCTACAAGATTGGAGCTAAGAAAGTTGTTCCTGGTGTTAGAACTTATTTATCTATTGATGGAGGGATGAGTGATAATCCACGTCCAATAACTTATCAGTCTTTATACAGTGCTTGTTTAGTTGATAAACCATTAAATACAAATTTCGAAAAAGTTACTATCGCTGGCAAGCATTGTGAATCTGGAGATGTTTTGTTGAAAGATTTTCTCCTTCCGTCTTGTGAAAGTGGAGAGTTTCTTGCTGTGTTTGGAACAGGTGCATATAACTATTCAATGAGTTCCAATTACAACAGAATACCTAGACCTGCGACAATTTTGGTTGGGAAAGGTTCGTCCGAGTTGACTCAAAGGAGAGAACTTCCTGAGGATCTATTGCAATTAGATGTATTACCTGATCGCTTTATTCCCAAGAATTAG
- the rimI gene encoding ribosomal protein S18-alanine N-acetyltransferase: MKLTIIQLGIMHLNDCVDLDQKSLNGLWTKSQWERELTDPNRICIGIIELETKKLLGLCSAWLVIEELHITFIAVHPLHQRRGLGKFLLTDLIKRSKSLQTNHIHLEVKENNEPAKAFYKSMGFKRVGNRTNFYKDGSDALILKKENNKKSKNQ; the protein is encoded by the coding sequence ATGAAACTCACAATAATTCAACTTGGGATTATGCATTTAAATGATTGCGTGGATCTTGACCAAAAATCATTAAATGGTCTTTGGACAAAATCTCAGTGGGAAAGAGAACTTACTGACCCTAATAGGATTTGTATAGGAATAATCGAATTGGAAACTAAAAAACTTTTGGGCCTTTGTTCCGCCTGGTTAGTAATAGAAGAATTACACATAACTTTTATAGCTGTTCATCCCTTACATCAAAGAAGAGGGTTAGGAAAATTTCTCTTGACAGACTTAATCAAACGTTCAAAATCACTTCAAACAAATCACATACATCTAGAAGTTAAAGAAAATAACGAGCCAGCTAAAGCTTTTTACAAATCCATGGGCTTCAAAAGAGTAGGTAATAGAACTAATTTTTACAAAGATGGTAGTGATGCTCTTATTCTCAAAAAAGAAAACAATAAGAAATCAAAAAATCAATAA